The following are encoded together in the Syngnathus scovelli strain Florida chromosome 12, RoL_Ssco_1.2, whole genome shotgun sequence genome:
- the pcgf6 gene encoding polycomb group RING finger protein 6 isoform X1, which translates to MKRGSPILGMSTPPCGITTYGSDSEDESQVPLNQFYPYIRCGLCCGFLIDATTITECLHTFCKSCIVKHFFNSNRCPSCTIIVHETQPLYNIRPDRQLQDIVYKMIPFLEEFEREQMCNFYKKRGLAIPKSVAFSTPAPLASKRQKKDPVPQCVINIPPELDMSLLLDFVGAEEGINSYKPLERPYVRVSGDATIRHVELFIRKKMELGPTCQVDVVCGDQLLDHYQSLKDVPNFVGAEAVQDGFLVLHFGLVLSCLA; encoded by the exons GAAGCGTGGTTCTCCGATTTTGGGAATGTCAACGCCTCCCTGTGGTATTACCACATATGGAAGCGATTCCGAAGACGAG TCCCAGGTCCCCCTCAATCAGTTCTACCCTTACATCCGATGTGGGCTGTGCTGCGGCTTCCTCATTGATGCCACCACCATCACAGAGTGCTTACACACAT ttTGCAAAAGTTGCATCGTGAAGCATTTTTTCAACAGCAACAGGTGTCCATCATGCACCATTATAGTGCACGAAACACAACCTCTTTACAATATTAG GCCTGACAGACAACTGCAGGATATTGTGTACAAGATGATTCCTTTCCTTGAGGAGT TCGAAAGAGAGCAGATGTGTAACTTTTACAAAAAACGAGGGCTGGCGATACCCAAATCAG TGGCATTCTCCACACCAGCTCCTCTGGCATCAAAACGACAAAAGAAGGACCCAGTGCCTCAGTGCGTGATCAATATTCCGCCTGAGCTGGACATGTCGCTCTTGCTGGATTTTGTTGG GGCTGAAGAGGGGATAAACAGCTACAAG CCACTAGAGAGGCCGTATGTGCGTGTGTCAGGTGACGCCACCATTCGCCACGTGGAGCTGTTCATCAGGAAGAAGATGGAACTCGGCCCAACTTGCCAG GTAGATGTGGTTTGTGGAGATCAACTCCTGGATCACTATCAGTCGCTAAAAGATGTACCGAATTTTGTGGGAGCTGAGGCTGTGCAG GATGGTTTTCTGGTGCTGCACTTTGGCTTGGTCCTGTCCTGTCTGGCCTGA
- the pcgf6 gene encoding polycomb group RING finger protein 6 isoform X2, with protein sequence MSTPPCGITTYGSDSEDESQVPLNQFYPYIRCGLCCGFLIDATTITECLHTFCKSCIVKHFFNSNRCPSCTIIVHETQPLYNIRPDRQLQDIVYKMIPFLEEFEREQMCNFYKKRGLAIPKSVAFSTPAPLASKRQKKDPVPQCVINIPPELDMSLLLDFVGAEEGINSYKPLERPYVRVSGDATIRHVELFIRKKMELGPTCQVDVVCGDQLLDHYQSLKDVPNFVGAEAVQDGFLVLHFGLVLSCLA encoded by the exons ATGTCAACGCCTCCCTGTGGTATTACCACATATGGAAGCGATTCCGAAGACGAG TCCCAGGTCCCCCTCAATCAGTTCTACCCTTACATCCGATGTGGGCTGTGCTGCGGCTTCCTCATTGATGCCACCACCATCACAGAGTGCTTACACACAT ttTGCAAAAGTTGCATCGTGAAGCATTTTTTCAACAGCAACAGGTGTCCATCATGCACCATTATAGTGCACGAAACACAACCTCTTTACAATATTAG GCCTGACAGACAACTGCAGGATATTGTGTACAAGATGATTCCTTTCCTTGAGGAGT TCGAAAGAGAGCAGATGTGTAACTTTTACAAAAAACGAGGGCTGGCGATACCCAAATCAG TGGCATTCTCCACACCAGCTCCTCTGGCATCAAAACGACAAAAGAAGGACCCAGTGCCTCAGTGCGTGATCAATATTCCGCCTGAGCTGGACATGTCGCTCTTGCTGGATTTTGTTGG GGCTGAAGAGGGGATAAACAGCTACAAG CCACTAGAGAGGCCGTATGTGCGTGTGTCAGGTGACGCCACCATTCGCCACGTGGAGCTGTTCATCAGGAAGAAGATGGAACTCGGCCCAACTTGCCAG GTAGATGTGGTTTGTGGAGATCAACTCCTGGATCACTATCAGTCGCTAAAAGATGTACCGAATTTTGTGGGAGCTGAGGCTGTGCAG GATGGTTTTCTGGTGCTGCACTTTGGCTTGGTCCTGTCCTGTCTGGCCTGA